Part of the Brassica oleracea var. oleracea cultivar TO1000 chromosome C8, BOL, whole genome shotgun sequence genome is shown below.
CAGAGAAGACCAAAGATACCTCAAACATAACATGCAAAATCAATTATCCAAAACTAGATTCAAACAAAACCAGACCTCAAACTAAGCTGGTAAGATTGTGCATGCGCCGAAAGTACAAAGATTATACCCGACTCTGGCTCTATGGAAGCCGCCGGAGTCGGTGAACAGACGATTCACTTTTAAAAACTATAGAGAGAGGTCGGAGGATTTTGAGAGGACAAATTGCTCTCTATGATCTTATTCTTATTACAAACTCTTTTATTTGAGTTTTAAAACCAGATTTTGGCTGTATCCTGTAAACTCTTCGATCACAACGCCACATATTTAATCTGATTCTAGTGTTAATCGTCAACCAAGTAGATTACCCCATCCCGTTTAGATTCAGTTATTATGGCTAAATAAATTTAAGATGATAATAACTGAGAAATTAATATAACTAGTTTCGGATAACGTGAACCTAAAAATGAGATAGATACATTTAAATTTGTCGTGTTTTGGCATATGGGGGAGATAGAGCTAGGCGCATGAACATAATGAGACGTACGCTTGCTTGAGCACAGAGTGACGTGTAAAAACCATAGACACACGACTTCATGCAAACACAAACGTTCATGCTCACCCCACAATATATAAAGTTACCCGTCTTTTTCATCCATCTCTCACAACACGCACAACAATGATTAAGCTTGATCATCTCCTCGTTGCAACGTTCGGGGTTCTCCTCGTCCTTAATGGCTGTCTCGCAAGGCAGTCTCTAGGGGTTCCTCCTCAGCTGCGAAACGAGTGTAACCTCGATAACTTAGACGTTCTCCAAGCCACCGAAACTATCAAGAGTGAGGCTGGTCAAATCGAATACTGGGATCACAACCACCCTCAAATCCGATGTGCTGGTGTCTCTGTCTCTCGTCTTGTAATCGAGCAAGGCGGTCTTTACCTTCCTACCTTTTTTAGCTCCCCAAAAATTTCCTACGTCGTTCAAGGTCCATATCTATTTACACACACACACAATAATTTTTTCCTATCAAATTAATATATATCACGTTATAATGACCCCATATATTACACTTTCTCTCAATCTATAAATTTTATAGGATGTGCCGAGACCTTCATGGACTCGCAGCCTATGCAAGGACAACAACAAGGACAGGGACAGCAAGGGCAACAGGGGCAGCAAGGGCAACAGGGACAGCAAGGGCAACAGCAGCAGCAAGGACAGCAAGGGTTCAGTGACATGCACCAGAAGGTGGAACATGTCCGACATGGAGACGTCATTGCCATCACTCCAGGCTCTACCCATTGGATCTACAACACCGGAGACCAGCCACTTGTCATCATCTCCCTTCTCGACATTTCCAACAACCAAAACCAACTTGACCGCAACCCAAGAGTACATATATATATACACAATCATTCACTATTGTACCATGTCATTTTACCTAATATACGTACATACATGTCTTTGCACTTGTGATTCTATGCCATAGGTATTCCGTTTGGCCGGAAACAATCCACAAGGCGGTTTTGGTGGTCCCCAGCAACAACAACCGCAACAGAACATGTTGAACGGGTTTGACCCTCAGGTCCTAGCTCAGGCACTGAAGATCGACGTTAGGTTGGCTCAGAAGCTTCAGAACAAACAAGACAACAGAGGAAACATTGTTCATGTTAGGGGACCTTTCCAGGTTGCTAGGCCACCTATAAGACAGTCCTACGAGAGCGAGAAGTGGAGACACCCACGTGGCCCACCACAAAGCCCACAAGACAACGGCTTGGAGGAGACTATCTGCAGCATGAGGACGCACGAGAACTGTAACACACGTCTCCTCCTCTCTCGAGAACGGTGTGCTACTAACCGGAAAATACCAAATTAAACCGATTTATAAAACCGAATAAAATGTCAAACTTTTTAATCAAATAATTTCCAAATAAAACGAGTTTATATTTAAAACCAAATACATTAAATCGAAAAGTTAATTAAAACTGAAATAAAATACAACAATCCCAAGACACTAATCCGTCCACATATCCAACTACTCGTCATGTTCACCTGCAAGGGGAAGAAAGAGGGGTGAGTAACAGAGGAGTTACTCCGTGAGGTATGGGATGCTAAACCGCAAACCACTGACTCAGTACATAGCACTACGACCATGTAGGCCTAGCTCTAGCATGAAACAAACACAGTGTCTAATACACCACATAAAACATCCAATGCGCTGATAGTACATGCTACTCTATGCACCCCGCATTTCCTCATAAGGATATATGTATATCTCCAGCAATCCACACAAACGGACTTATATATTTATATACATATATATAGCAGTTTTTAACATTACTCAATTCATTCAACCGTTGAATCCTCTATTATCCTATTTCCGGATTAACAATCAATAATAATAATAAACAAACAAGACTCTCAAACAGACTCAATTTACAGAGACGGATCATGTTTCGAAACTAGACTTTCCATAATAGTAGTACTAAACTAGCTCAGGATTTAACGGAATAGCCCTCACCTTAGCCACAAACGAGAACCAAAGCGGACCGAGGAATAAAACGAGATGACTTGATCACCAAGAACCCTAGACTTTCACACTTGTCTCGGCTTCTCACCATCATCGCGTGAAAAGCATAACAAAGATACACATGTATAATAAATATAAAACAATGACATAAGAAAAGAAATATTAGATTTAGGGCTTATTGAAGCTTGATGCACAAGGAACAAGGACCACAATTAAACC
Proteins encoded:
- the LOC106310873 gene encoding cruciferin CRU1-like isoform X1; translation: MIKLDHLLVATFGVLLVLNGCLARQSLGVPPQLRNECNLDNLDVLQATETIKSEAGQIEYWDHNHPQIRCAGVSVSRLVIEQGGLYLPTFFSSPKISYVVQGPYLFSQSINFIGCAETFMDSQPMQGQQQGQGQQGQQGQQGQQGQQGQQQQQGQQGFSDMHQKVEHVRHGDVIAITPGSTHWIYNTGDQPLVIISLLDISNNQNQLDRNPRVFRLAGNNPQGGFGGPQQQQPQQNMLNGFDPQVLAQALKIDVRLAQKLQNKQDNRGNIVHVRGPFQVARPPIRQSYESEKWRHPRGPPQSPQDNGLEETICSMRTHENIDDPARADVYKPNLGRVTSVNSLTLPILQFVRLSATRGIIQGNAMVLPKYNMNANEILYCTRGQARIQVVNDNGQNVLDQQVQKGQLVVIPQGFAYVVQSQNNFEWISFKTNADAMISTLVGRTSALRALPLEVLTNAYQISLEEARRIKFNTLETTLTHARSGQQQLIDQIVEA
- the LOC106310873 gene encoding cruciferin CRU1-like isoform X2, translated to MIKLDHLLVATFGVLLVLNGCLARQSLGVPPQLRNECNLDNLDVLQATETIKSEAGQIEYWDHNHPQIRCAGVSVSRLVIEQGGLYLPTFFSSPKISYVVQGCAETFMDSQPMQGQQQGQGQQGQQGQQGQQGQQGQQQQQGQQGFSDMHQKVEHVRHGDVIAITPGSTHWIYNTGDQPLVIISLLDISNNQNQLDRNPRVFRLAGNNPQGGFGGPQQQQPQQNMLNGFDPQVLAQALKIDVRLAQKLQNKQDNRGNIVHVRGPFQVARPPIRQSYESEKWRHPRGPPQSPQDNGLEETICSMRTHENIDDPARADVYKPNLGRVTSVNSLTLPILQFVRLSATRGIIQGNAMVLPKYNMNANEILYCTRGQARIQVVNDNGQNVLDQQVQKGQLVVIPQGFAYVVQSQNNFEWISFKTNADAMISTLVGRTSALRALPLEVLTNAYQISLEEARRIKFNTLETTLTHARSGQQQLIDQIVEA
- the LOC106310873 gene encoding cruciferin CRU1-like isoform X3 — translated: MIKLDHLLVATFGVLLVLNGCLARQSLGVPPQLRNECNLDNLDVLQATETIKSEAGQIEYWDHNHPQIRCAGVSVSRLVIEQGGLYLPTFFSSPKISYVVQGPYLFSQSINFIGCAETFMDSQPMQGQQQGQGQQGQQGQQGQQGQQGQQQQQGQQGFSDMHQKVEHVRHGDVIAITPGSTHWIYNTGDQPLVIISLLDISNNQNQLDRNPRVFRLAGNNPQGGFGGPQQQQPQQNMLNGFDPQVLAQALKIDNIDDPARADVYKPNLGRVTSVNSLTLPILQFVRLSATRGIIQGNAMVLPKYNMNANEILYCTRGQARIQVVNDNGQNVLDQQVQKGQLVVIPQGFAYVVQSQNNFEWISFKTNADAMISTLVGRTSALRALPLEVLTNAYQISLEEARRIKFNTLETTLTHARSGQQQLIDQIVEA